Proteins encoded within one genomic window of Legionella sp. PC997:
- the gstA gene encoding glutathione transferase GstA: MKLYYAKSACSLAARIILNELGRTFQDEEVDLKAKKTKSDENYLAINPKGAVPALYLDNGEILTENQVILQYLADSTPGQKLLASVGDLRRYHTLEWLNYVATELHKTLGMFFNPNLNEETKNMFMSLVNTKLKFVNEHLAKGPYLMGKDFTLPDAYLFVVLRWSYHFKIDLSSYKHLEQFMKVVAERPAVVTSLQQEK; this comes from the coding sequence ATGAAACTTTATTATGCTAAATCAGCATGTTCATTAGCGGCACGTATTATCCTTAATGAATTAGGTCGTACTTTTCAGGATGAAGAGGTTGATTTAAAAGCTAAAAAAACGAAGTCTGATGAAAATTATTTAGCAATTAATCCTAAAGGTGCAGTACCCGCACTTTATCTCGATAATGGAGAGATACTTACAGAAAATCAGGTCATTTTACAATATTTGGCAGATAGTACACCAGGTCAAAAACTATTAGCTTCAGTGGGTGATTTAAGAAGATACCATACTCTTGAATGGCTTAATTATGTTGCTACCGAATTACATAAGACACTAGGTATGTTTTTTAATCCAAATCTTAATGAAGAGACAAAAAACATGTTTATGTCGCTTGTTAATACGAAACTAAAATTTGTTAACGAGCATCTTGCGAAAGGACCCTATTTAATGGGCAAGGATTTTACACTGCCAGATGCTTATTTATTTGTAGTGCTGCGCTGGTCTTATCATTTTAAAATAGATCTTTCGTCGTATAAACATTTAGAACAGTTCATGAAAGTTGTTGCAGAACGTCCAGCTGTTGTGACCTCATTGCAACAAGAAAAATGA
- a CDS encoding serine hydrolase: MKLKSILLGLGLIPSLISPILFAASEATSNITAQLQNVIDDYYTKYNQKEKFTAIAASVLIPQNQTNYQKEIKTVVHGTMGYPPLSQPITPSNLFDIGSITKSFTALIILQLQTENKLSLDDHLGTWLPQYPNWKNVTLRQLLNMTSRIPNYSADDEFSKKMESHLDAVWTDEELLKYAHPEKPLETKKGNLFEYSNSNYILAALVIEKVTNDTFANQLKLRILNSQNGLNDMFYLAGPDGQSLGKSIEARRVHGYFYDETENKLIDTLSNDLSWAGAAGAIVGTTEDVARWVQQLYHGTLIKPIFRERILAELESVVSMKTGKTIPTVTENDPSGFGLGVGYLYDKDLKQRFWVYKGSTLGFRVMYFWQPCNNVTTVVALNGKGGEGNPQSKLGDEIIKANRDLYKVILQNYPELQCMS; this comes from the coding sequence ATGAAATTAAAATCAATACTCCTGGGGTTAGGCTTAATTCCTTCTTTGATTTCGCCAATATTGTTCGCAGCTTCAGAGGCAACTTCTAATATTACAGCTCAATTACAGAACGTAATCGATGATTATTATACAAAGTACAATCAAAAAGAAAAATTCACTGCTATTGCAGCCTCTGTTTTAATTCCTCAGAATCAAACCAATTACCAAAAAGAAATCAAAACGGTGGTGCACGGGACTATGGGATATCCTCCTCTATCCCAACCTATTACTCCAAGCAATTTATTTGATATTGGTAGTATTACTAAATCATTTACGGCGTTGATTATTCTGCAATTGCAAACTGAAAATAAATTGTCTTTAGATGATCATTTAGGAACATGGTTACCACAATATCCTAATTGGAAAAATGTCACTTTAAGACAGCTATTAAACATGACCAGCAGGATCCCCAATTACTCTGCAGATGATGAATTTTCTAAGAAAATGGAGTCTCATTTGGATGCTGTTTGGACGGATGAAGAGTTACTTAAGTATGCCCATCCGGAAAAACCACTTGAGACGAAAAAGGGAAATCTTTTTGAATATTCAAACTCTAATTATATTTTAGCTGCTTTAGTTATAGAAAAAGTAACCAATGATACATTTGCCAACCAATTAAAATTGCGAATTCTTAATTCTCAAAACGGTTTAAATGATATGTTTTATTTGGCTGGGCCTGATGGTCAGTCTCTAGGAAAATCGATTGAGGCTCGAAGAGTTCATGGATATTTTTATGATGAAACAGAGAATAAACTAATTGATACTTTAAGTAATGATCTCTCTTGGGCTGGAGCTGCGGGTGCCATTGTGGGTACAACTGAAGATGTCGCTCGGTGGGTTCAACAGCTTTATCATGGCACATTAATTAAGCCGATTTTCAGAGAGCGGATTCTAGCCGAATTAGAGTCCGTTGTATCAATGAAAACAGGAAAAACTATTCCTACAGTGACAGAAAACGATCCTTCTGGATTTGGCTTGGGTGTGGGATATCTTTACGATAAAGATCTGAAGCAACGTTTTTGGGTGTATAAAGGCAGTACCTTAGGGTTTCGGGTCATGTATTTTTGGCAACCCTGCAATAATGTGACTACCGTGGTTGCTTTAAATGGTAAGGGAGGGGAGGGAAATCCTCAGTCTAAACTCGGTGACGAGATTATTAAAGCAAACCGGGATTTGTATAAAGTAATTTTGCAAAATTACCCCGAATTACAGTGCATGTCTTGA
- the gltX gene encoding glutamate--tRNA ligase: protein MTVRTRFAPSPTGFLHVGGVRTALFSWLYAKRHHGEFILRIEDTDQERSTQESVQAILDGMAWLGMDYAEGPYYQTARYERYNQVAQQFLDEGKAYRCECSKERLEALRTEQLAAKEKPRYDGHCRDKNLPLSDKPFVIRFKNPEHGTVSFHDEVYGEIHVANNELDDLILVRSDGHPTYNFAVVIDDADMNITHVIRGDDHINNTPRQINLFQALNASIPVFAHLPMILGEDGKRLSKRHGAVSVLQFKELGVLPHALLNYLVRLGWSYGDQEIFSINEMIERFDLKNVSRGVSSFNYEKLYWLNQHYQKNDPVEDVAESLRWHFEQAGIDISNGPKLTDLVSIQAERCKNLNEMCQMSLYFFTDSIEYDEAAVKKHLRPVILEPLTALYEQLHKISSWEKDHLQECINDVSAKFDINMGKIAQPLRVAVTGSSMSPSIDMTLTLLGKERALTRLNNALEQLKIRAQATS, encoded by the coding sequence ATGACTGTTAGAACCCGATTTGCACCAAGCCCAACTGGATTTTTACATGTAGGTGGGGTAAGAACTGCTTTATTTTCATGGCTTTATGCAAAACGCCATCATGGTGAATTTATTTTGCGCATAGAGGACACCGATCAGGAACGTTCTACTCAAGAATCGGTGCAAGCTATTCTAGATGGTATGGCTTGGTTGGGTATGGATTATGCTGAAGGTCCTTATTATCAAACGGCGCGTTATGAGCGATACAACCAGGTGGCGCAACAATTTTTGGATGAAGGAAAAGCTTATCGTTGTGAATGCAGCAAAGAACGTTTGGAAGCGTTACGAACGGAACAATTAGCTGCCAAAGAAAAACCTCGTTATGATGGCCATTGTCGAGATAAAAATTTGCCTTTATCGGATAAGCCTTTTGTAATCCGTTTTAAAAATCCGGAGCACGGAACTGTATCCTTTCACGATGAAGTATATGGCGAAATTCATGTAGCCAATAATGAGTTGGATGATTTGATTTTGGTGCGTTCTGATGGCCATCCAACCTATAATTTTGCTGTGGTTATCGATGATGCGGACATGAACATTACCCATGTAATTCGCGGGGATGATCACATTAACAATACCCCACGACAAATTAATCTGTTTCAGGCATTGAACGCTTCTATCCCCGTATTCGCTCACTTGCCTATGATTTTAGGGGAAGATGGTAAACGTTTGTCTAAAAGGCATGGTGCTGTCAGTGTATTGCAATTTAAAGAATTAGGTGTTTTACCCCATGCGTTGTTAAATTATTTAGTTCGTTTAGGCTGGTCTTATGGGGATCAGGAAATTTTCAGCATTAATGAAATGATCGAGCGCTTTGATTTAAAAAATGTAAGTCGTGGTGTTTCCAGTTTCAACTATGAGAAATTATATTGGTTAAATCAACATTATCAAAAAAATGATCCAGTTGAGGATGTTGCTGAGTCCTTGCGTTGGCATTTTGAGCAGGCGGGAATTGATATATCCAATGGACCTAAATTGACTGATTTGGTTTCTATTCAAGCTGAGCGGTGCAAAAACTTGAATGAAATGTGTCAAATGAGTTTATACTTTTTCACTGATTCGATTGAGTACGATGAAGCTGCGGTAAAAAAGCATTTACGTCCGGTGATTCTGGAGCCATTGACCGCACTTTATGAGCAGTTGCACAAGATAAGTTCCTGGGAAAAAGATCATTTGCAAGAATGCATTAACGATGTCAGTGCAAAATTTGATATCAATATGGGGAAGATAGCCCAACCTTTACGAGTAGCCGTAACTGGCTCGAGTATGTCACCATCTATTGATATGACATTAACTTTATTAGGCAAAGAAAGGGCATTAACCCGTCTCAACAATGCCTTAGAACAGTTAAAAATTAGAGCACAGGCAACTAGCTGA
- the letS gene encoding two-component system sensor histidine kinase LetS, whose translation MLKRIGIKYQLRITTLIPAFLVALLLAIFYNGLFGNDLKQHMSRLGEAYIRQLLPAAQYAMLRRDDRTLQGLINASTINPEVIALAFYSSDGQLLAYRGGKHSLNKPFNPPKFTGDYIESKQINPFTINFIAPVTIPKFNLYSSSPLKKLLSPMATRADDILGWLSIDIDTRSMIIKRYQMLIVTIFITLFGLLMGLTIHYFLSKRIYLPISRLRRSMKQILRNEFETEIKTTSPGELGIIEQGCAHLQKKYLETIRDLNQHIEVATEDLQQSLELLEEKNIELSLEKKKIEEKSRQKSEFIANMSHEIRTPMNGVIGFTNVLLESKLDPLQLDYVKTIKASAQDLLGIINDILDFSKIDAGKLHLDCIPLNIRHCIDEVLTLAAPTAHKKGIDLIPITDVNVPKIILGDPFRIKQFITNLVTNAVKFTDHGYVLVRTKVEQETDKDYTLSITITDTGLGISPEDQSKLFTAFNQADTSITRRYGGSGLGLVICKKLCEEMHGRISFTSELNKGSSFTAQVKVEKLAAYEIEKNQIHPFAQFKMLCFDDNSLHLEALCNGLGYWGIQCVAVNSFNRLAKALENNKDCKIAFLNINKGYEQKIGKLISENNYFPYVLVSKWLINDYTALGAQGFLYKPISIQKLQDVIESLTSLENVEKPTNHELDSLREQLRFMRLNLLIAEDNPVNKMLLNSLLGTHADMTAVDDGEMAVSACNDKKFDLILLDLQMPKINGLEASRLIRQKSQLNRHTPIVLISANGRDVNSIDLKKSGVDFCLQKPIDEKQLLTQIIRIADKAKHAAIDWQLCVQKVSGNQALAEEFLARFVEELHQNREEFIQLMHDKNIKKLGEAAHKLHGACCFSGVPTLQKKVVHVEKLAAHAASIEELATPFAELIQSIDAVINEYENQKIRI comes from the coding sequence ATCTTGAAACGCATTGGTATTAAGTATCAACTGAGAATTACCACCCTCATTCCAGCCTTTCTAGTCGCCCTGCTCCTCGCTATTTTTTATAATGGACTATTTGGTAATGACTTAAAGCAACACATGTCCCGATTAGGAGAAGCGTATATCCGCCAACTATTACCTGCAGCACAATATGCTATGCTGCGGCGTGATGATCGTACTTTACAGGGTTTAATTAATGCATCCACCATTAATCCCGAAGTAATCGCACTTGCCTTTTACAGTAGTGATGGACAATTACTTGCATATCGCGGTGGAAAACACTCTTTGAATAAACCGTTTAATCCCCCTAAATTCACGGGAGATTACATTGAAAGCAAACAAATAAATCCTTTTACGATTAATTTTATTGCACCCGTTACTATTCCAAAATTCAATCTTTATTCCAGCTCCCCTCTCAAGAAGCTCTTAAGCCCCATGGCCACACGGGCGGATGACATTCTAGGATGGTTATCCATCGATATTGATACGCGTTCTATGATAATAAAACGCTATCAAATGCTCATCGTTACCATCTTTATTACCTTATTTGGTTTGCTAATGGGACTAACCATTCACTATTTTCTTTCCAAACGTATTTATTTACCTATTTCCCGTTTACGTCGAAGTATGAAGCAAATTTTACGGAATGAATTTGAAACCGAAATTAAAACAACAAGTCCAGGTGAGTTAGGCATTATTGAGCAAGGTTGTGCTCATCTGCAAAAAAAATACCTCGAAACAATCCGGGATTTGAATCAACATATTGAAGTTGCTACTGAAGATTTACAACAAAGTCTCGAACTGCTGGAAGAAAAAAATATTGAACTCTCACTTGAAAAGAAGAAAATTGAAGAAAAAAGCCGGCAAAAATCAGAATTTATTGCCAATATGAGCCATGAAATCCGTACACCGATGAATGGAGTAATTGGATTCACCAATGTTTTATTGGAAAGCAAGCTTGATCCATTACAATTGGATTATGTAAAAACGATCAAAGCCTCTGCCCAAGATTTATTAGGAATAATTAACGACATTCTTGATTTTTCCAAAATCGATGCCGGAAAGCTTCATCTAGATTGCATTCCGTTAAATATTCGTCACTGTATTGATGAAGTTCTTACTCTTGCAGCGCCCACTGCTCATAAAAAGGGAATTGATTTAATTCCTATAACCGATGTCAATGTACCCAAAATTATTTTAGGCGATCCTTTTAGGATCAAGCAATTTATTACTAATTTGGTGACCAATGCGGTTAAATTTACCGATCATGGTTATGTGTTAGTTCGCACAAAAGTAGAGCAAGAAACTGATAAGGATTACACTTTAAGTATCACAATTACCGATACAGGTCTGGGTATTTCTCCTGAGGATCAAAGTAAACTATTTACAGCCTTTAACCAGGCAGATACAAGCATTACGCGTCGATATGGCGGCTCGGGTCTTGGTTTGGTTATTTGCAAAAAACTTTGTGAAGAAATGCATGGCCGTATTTCTTTTACCAGTGAACTCAATAAAGGCTCAAGCTTTACTGCTCAGGTCAAAGTTGAAAAGCTGGCTGCTTATGAAATAGAAAAAAATCAAATACACCCTTTCGCTCAGTTTAAAATGTTGTGCTTTGATGATAATTCCCTGCATTTAGAAGCGCTTTGTAATGGTTTAGGTTATTGGGGAATACAATGTGTCGCGGTCAACTCCTTTAATCGTCTTGCGAAGGCTCTGGAGAATAACAAAGACTGTAAAATTGCATTTCTCAATATTAACAAAGGCTATGAACAAAAAATTGGCAAACTAATCTCAGAAAATAATTATTTCCCCTATGTATTGGTTTCTAAATGGCTTATTAATGATTATACCGCGCTTGGAGCTCAAGGATTTTTATATAAGCCAATTAGTATTCAAAAACTTCAAGATGTAATTGAATCGCTTACCAGCTTAGAAAATGTTGAAAAACCAACAAATCATGAATTAGATAGCCTAAGGGAGCAACTACGTTTTATGCGGCTTAATTTGCTCATTGCAGAAGATAACCCAGTGAACAAAATGCTTCTTAACTCGCTATTAGGTACTCATGCAGACATGACTGCGGTAGACGACGGTGAGATGGCTGTCTCGGCTTGTAATGACAAAAAGTTTGATCTCATTTTACTTGACTTACAAATGCCTAAAATAAATGGATTAGAAGCGTCTCGGCTCATTCGTCAAAAATCACAACTTAATCGGCATACCCCCATTGTTTTAATCAGTGCAAATGGAAGAGATGTGAATAGTATTGACTTGAAAAAATCGGGCGTCGATTTTTGTTTGCAAAAACCTATTGATGAAAAACAATTACTCACCCAAATCATTCGAATCGCCGATAAAGCAAAACATGCTGCGATTGATTGGCAATTATGCGTACAGAAAGTTTCAGGAAATCAAGCGTTGGCAGAAGAGTTTCTTGCGCGCTTTGTGGAAGAATTACATCAGAACCGAGAAGAATTCATTCAATTAATGCATGATAAAAACATTAAAAAATTAGGAGAAGCGGCTCATAAACTTCATGGAGCATGTTGTTTTTCCGGCGTGCCCACATTACAGAAAAAAGTAGTTCATGTAGAAAAACTGGCTGCACATGCTGCTTCAATTGAAGAGTTGGCTACTCCTTTTGCCGAATTAATTCAGAGTATTGATGCAGTGATAAATGAATATGAAAATCAAAAAATAAGAATTTAA
- a CDS encoding 6-phosphofructokinase has product MTIKNAIYAQSGGVTAVINASACGVLQTARLYPQHIGKVYAAKNGIIGALHEELIDTSLESDADIAKLLQTPSGAFGSCRYKLKDEGAEYERLIEVFKAHNIGYFFYNGGGDSQDTAHKISQLGTKMGYPITCIGIPKTVDNDLPYTDACPGFGSVAKYVAISTKEAGFDVASMAASSTKVFILEVMGRHAGWIAAASGLASQQPDEPPHIILLPEVPFQQAKFLSKVDECVKTYGYCVIVVSEGIRNTEGKFLSDAGLRDAFGHAQLGGVAPVIAQLIKTELNYKYHWAVADYLQRAARHIASKVDLEQAYALGKAAVEYAIKGDNAIMPIIIREQDEPYKWSIGQVPLAKVANQEKAMPAEYIGTDGMSITDACRKYLSPLIQGEAYPDYINGLPDYVRLKNQLVPKVLK; this is encoded by the coding sequence ATGACTATAAAAAATGCGATATATGCTCAATCTGGTGGTGTAACAGCTGTGATTAATGCCTCTGCATGTGGTGTGCTGCAAACTGCTCGGTTATATCCTCAACACATAGGCAAAGTATACGCCGCTAAAAATGGAATTATCGGTGCCTTACACGAAGAACTTATTGATACATCCCTTGAGAGTGATGCCGATATTGCCAAATTATTGCAAACACCTTCTGGAGCATTCGGTTCCTGTCGTTACAAACTTAAAGATGAAGGTGCAGAATATGAGCGTCTGATTGAAGTATTTAAAGCCCATAATATAGGTTATTTTTTCTATAATGGTGGTGGGGATTCACAGGATACAGCTCATAAGATATCGCAATTAGGGACAAAAATGGGATACCCAATTACATGCATTGGAATACCCAAAACCGTTGATAATGATCTTCCTTATACCGATGCTTGCCCAGGGTTTGGTTCGGTCGCCAAATATGTAGCTATTTCAACCAAAGAGGCAGGTTTTGATGTGGCTTCTATGGCTGCCTCATCGACCAAAGTTTTTATTCTTGAAGTGATGGGACGTCATGCAGGATGGATTGCCGCAGCAAGCGGATTGGCCAGTCAACAACCTGATGAGCCTCCCCACATTATTTTATTGCCTGAAGTCCCTTTCCAACAGGCAAAATTCCTGAGTAAGGTTGATGAATGTGTCAAAACATATGGTTATTGTGTCATTGTCGTGTCAGAAGGAATTCGTAACACAGAAGGTAAATTCTTAAGTGATGCAGGACTTCGTGATGCATTCGGACATGCTCAATTAGGTGGTGTAGCACCAGTCATCGCTCAGCTCATAAAAACTGAACTCAATTATAAATACCACTGGGCCGTTGCAGATTATTTACAACGTGCTGCTCGTCATATCGCTTCAAAAGTGGATCTAGAACAAGCCTATGCGCTTGGCAAAGCTGCAGTAGAATATGCAATAAAAGGTGATAATGCCATCATGCCCATCATTATCCGTGAGCAAGATGAGCCCTACAAATGGTCTATTGGACAAGTTCCATTGGCTAAGGTCGCAAACCAAGAAAAAGCGATGCCAGCAGAATATATCGGAACTGATGGTATGAGTATTACTGATGCGTGTAGAAAATACTTGTCTCCCTTAATTCAAGGAGAAGCATACCCGGACTACATTAATGGGTTACCTGATTATGTTCGTTTGAAAAATCAATTAGTCCCCAAAGTACTTAAATAA
- a CDS encoding pilin yields the protein MKEKGFTLIELMIVVAIVGILAAIAIPAYQDYVVRARVTEGLSLASSAKTTISENASTGSAALDLGWSAPPATASVASVAVTPATGVITVTYTALANNVVLTLTPTANGNPLVAGTPPTAPITWACAVNNAANNRYVPANCRI from the coding sequence ATGAAAGAAAAAGGCTTTACTTTAATTGAATTAATGATAGTGGTAGCAATAGTTGGTATTCTTGCAGCAATTGCTATCCCTGCATATCAGGATTACGTCGTTAGAGCTCGTGTGACAGAAGGATTAAGTCTCGCCTCCTCCGCAAAGACTACGATCTCTGAAAATGCTTCAACTGGGTCTGCTGCCTTGGACTTAGGTTGGAGTGCACCCCCAGCTACAGCGAGTGTTGCAAGTGTTGCTGTTACACCAGCTACTGGTGTAATCACTGTCACTTATACCGCTCTAGCTAATAACGTTGTCTTAACTTTAACTCCTACAGCGAATGGGAACCCTCTGGTTGCCGGTACACCACCCACTGCACCAATTACCTGGGCTTGTGCGGTGAATAATGCCGCCAATAACCGATACGTTCCTGCAAACTGCAGAATTTAA
- a CDS encoding BolA family transcriptional regulator codes for MSRKNRIVELVNQELVPVYLDVEDESANHHVPEGAQTHFKLTVVSSRFIDLSRVARHRMLNQLLKEEFDHGLHALSMHLFTPDEWERRGNIVLISPVCKGGFNKENKNP; via the coding sequence ATGTCACGTAAGAATCGGATTGTAGAATTAGTAAATCAAGAATTGGTTCCTGTTTATTTAGATGTCGAAGATGAATCAGCGAATCATCATGTTCCTGAAGGGGCGCAAACTCATTTTAAGCTGACTGTTGTTTCTTCTCGATTTATTGATTTATCGCGAGTTGCACGACATAGAATGTTAAATCAATTGCTCAAAGAAGAATTTGATCATGGATTACATGCCTTAAGTATGCATTTATTTACTCCAGATGAATGGGAACGCAGAGGAAACATTGTTTTGATTTCCCCAGTATGTAAAGGTGGTTTTAATAAAGAAAATAAAAATCCGTAA
- a CDS encoding APC family permease, whose protein sequence is MNNWSSEKISVFALILLITGAIDSIRNLPGTALFGSSLIFFFIFSAIVFLIPVALVAAELSSTWSDEEGGIYSWVKHAYGENLAFFTIWLQWINTLVWYPTILSFIAGVLAYLINPELAQNKYYLITVILVIFWSLTLIALSGLRASAHFAGLCAILGMILPMGFIIVLALIWVLKGNPIAIDMSFSHLIPHWKDSQSWVSLTAIMTSFLGMELAAVHVRNVHKPQTNFPRAMFFSVLLILTTMIFGSLAIAFVLPKEKISLIDGVLQAFNNFFQAYNLEWLLPILIALLLLGSLGSMINWIISPAKGLLMAANHNFLPKFMCQLNKRGMPSRILIMQAILVTLLCSGFLLFPSVNAIYWLFTALSTELYIMMYVLMFIAAWKLKSKYAHLERPFAIPGKKLGYYLTCILGLCGCSMTLIVGFIPPVEFMNFGSAAHFRLVFSLGILMMMIPAFILYWRKRFLTNHKTGVVNAESGLR, encoded by the coding sequence ATGAACAATTGGTCTTCTGAAAAAATATCTGTATTTGCTTTAATCTTACTCATTACGGGTGCAATTGACAGCATTAGAAATCTGCCGGGTACTGCCCTATTTGGCTCTTCATTAATTTTTTTCTTTATCTTTTCAGCAATTGTTTTTTTAATTCCTGTTGCGTTAGTAGCTGCTGAATTATCCTCTACATGGTCTGATGAAGAAGGTGGAATTTATAGTTGGGTAAAACATGCGTATGGCGAAAACTTAGCTTTTTTTACTATTTGGTTGCAATGGATCAATACATTAGTCTGGTACCCAACTATTTTATCCTTTATCGCAGGGGTGTTAGCTTATTTAATCAATCCTGAATTAGCCCAAAATAAATACTATCTCATCACAGTGATCTTAGTAATATTTTGGTCATTAACCCTAATCGCTTTATCTGGCTTACGCGCCTCAGCACACTTTGCTGGTCTTTGTGCCATATTGGGAATGATACTTCCTATGGGCTTTATTATTGTTTTAGCACTGATTTGGGTCCTTAAAGGAAATCCTATCGCAATAGATATGAGTTTTTCTCATTTAATACCGCACTGGAAAGACAGTCAATCCTGGGTATCGCTCACCGCAATTATGACTTCGTTCTTGGGTATGGAACTGGCTGCAGTTCATGTTCGTAACGTACATAAGCCACAAACTAATTTTCCGCGGGCAATGTTTTTCTCTGTGCTGCTCATTTTAACCACGATGATTTTTGGTTCTTTAGCTATCGCTTTCGTTCTCCCAAAAGAAAAAATTAGTCTAATTGATGGGGTACTCCAAGCCTTTAATAACTTTTTTCAAGCTTATAATCTAGAATGGCTGTTGCCAATTCTTATCGCATTACTCCTATTAGGAAGTTTAGGAAGTATGATTAATTGGATCATATCACCTGCTAAAGGTCTACTGATGGCAGCCAATCATAATTTTCTTCCCAAGTTTATGTGTCAATTAAATAAACGAGGCATGCCTTCGCGAATATTAATTATGCAGGCTATTTTAGTAACCCTTTTATGCAGTGGTTTTCTCCTATTTCCTAGTGTCAATGCCATCTATTGGTTATTTACTGCTCTAAGTACCGAACTCTACATCATGATGTATGTTCTCATGTTTATTGCAGCTTGGAAATTAAAAAGCAAGTACGCCCACCTTGAAAGACCTTTTGCGATCCCAGGGAAAAAATTAGGTTATTATTTGACATGTATTTTAGGCTTATGTGGATGTAGTATGACCCTAATCGTAGGTTTCATCCCGCCCGTAGAATTTATGAACTTTGGTAGTGCCGCTCACTTTCGCCTGGTTTTTTCTTTAGGAATCCTCATGATGATGATCCCCGCATTTATACTGTACTGGCGTAAAAGATTTCTCACTAATCATAAGACGGGCGTGGTTAATGCGGAATCGGGTTTGAGATAG
- a CDS encoding Trm112 family protein, which translates to MDKKLLEILVCPLCKGKLLLKKQELICKFDRLAFPIHDDIPVMLEHEARVIPLEEKDEL; encoded by the coding sequence GTGGATAAAAAATTATTGGAAATATTAGTGTGTCCTTTATGTAAGGGAAAGTTATTGCTAAAGAAGCAAGAACTTATTTGTAAATTTGATCGACTGGCTTTTCCTATTCACGATGATATTCCAGTTATGTTAGAGCATGAGGCTCGAGTTATACCCTTAGAAGAAAAGGATGAGCTATAA
- the tsaB gene encoding tRNA (adenosine(37)-N6)-threonylcarbamoyltransferase complex dimerization subunit type 1 TsaB, which produces MKLLAIDTSTETASVALFTGEELFCEEQNNQKTHAQFIVPMIDKLMVNAGLQMNQLDGIVFGRGPGSFTGLRIACSIAKGLAYANDLQLIPVSSLAAIAWSVRQQKQTNHISVLTVLDARMHEVYWAYFAENQWEAGEHVNPVKELHLPENHSVILAGVGIDLYWNDFTSEIKSHISDKITMNPSAAAMIQFAQSSGQKPLSAAEAQPVYVRNKVT; this is translated from the coding sequence ATGAAACTGTTAGCGATTGATACATCTACAGAGACTGCTAGCGTGGCTTTGTTTACTGGGGAAGAGTTATTTTGTGAAGAACAAAATAATCAAAAAACACATGCACAATTTATTGTACCGATGATCGATAAGTTGATGGTGAACGCTGGTTTACAAATGAATCAGCTAGACGGCATAGTATTTGGTCGAGGCCCTGGTAGTTTTACCGGTTTACGCATCGCATGCAGTATTGCAAAAGGTTTGGCTTATGCGAATGACTTGCAATTGATTCCTGTGAGTAGCCTTGCCGCAATTGCTTGGTCAGTTCGCCAGCAAAAACAAACAAACCATATATCGGTATTGACGGTGTTAGATGCACGTATGCATGAGGTGTATTGGGCTTATTTTGCTGAGAATCAGTGGGAAGCAGGGGAGCACGTTAATCCAGTTAAAGAGCTTCACCTCCCTGAGAATCACTCAGTAATTCTTGCAGGAGTGGGAATAGATCTATATTGGAATGATTTTACTTCAGAAATTAAGTCCCACATCAGTGATAAAATAACTATGAACCCTTCTGCAGCAGCCATGATTCAGTTTGCTCAGAGTTCTGGGCAAAAACCGCTTTCAGCTGCTGAAGCGCAACCTGTATATGTACGGAATAAAGTGACTTAA